In one window of Cytophagaceae bacterium ABcell3 DNA:
- a CDS encoding PorP/SprF family type IX secretion system membrane protein, producing MIKTLTLHIAHCLFCFALFTLNSAQAQDIHFSQYYASPLTLNPGMTGAFEGSYRLTAIGRSQWRSVTIPYQTFGASAEARNLTENKKAAAGLQFFYDQAGDSRFSTLHVNFSTSWKISLDNNQDLYIGIQPGIAQRTLNYDDLVFESDYLGIENAEVFHTTSLTYLNLGAGLFWEYKPRRNKTQANAGASLFNINRPEQSFFTNQDIRLDRRLLIHGSVTQQVTRRTWLIPHAMYARQGTFQELVVGGQVKYKLSFSPYENKNFYAGLSTRVGDAAIVSVGMDINDLYIGASYDFNYSNLVPASHFRGGLEFALIYLIPEKQDRKQYKTCPLFM from the coding sequence ATTATCAAAACCCTGACGCTACATATCGCCCACTGTCTCTTTTGCTTTGCATTATTCACTCTAAATAGCGCACAAGCTCAGGACATACATTTTTCTCAATATTATGCCTCTCCCCTAACGTTAAACCCAGGAATGACTGGTGCTTTTGAAGGAAGCTACAGACTTACCGCCATTGGAAGGTCTCAGTGGCGCTCTGTGACCATTCCATATCAAACCTTTGGAGCCTCTGCAGAAGCCAGAAATTTGACAGAGAACAAAAAAGCCGCAGCCGGGCTTCAGTTCTTCTACGACCAAGCCGGTGACTCTAGGTTCTCAACTTTACATGTGAATTTTTCCACCTCTTGGAAAATCTCTCTAGACAACAACCAAGACCTGTACATTGGAATACAACCAGGCATTGCCCAAAGAACCTTAAATTATGACGACCTGGTTTTTGAAAGTGATTATCTAGGCATAGAAAATGCAGAGGTTTTTCATACCACCAGCCTGACATACCTTAACTTAGGAGCTGGCCTTTTCTGGGAATACAAGCCTAGAAGGAATAAAACACAAGCCAATGCTGGCGCATCATTATTTAACATTAACCGCCCAGAGCAATCATTTTTCACAAACCAAGACATCCGACTGGACAGGCGCTTGTTAATCCATGGCTCAGTAACACAACAAGTAACTCGCAGGACATGGCTTATACCGCACGCTATGTATGCCAGGCAAGGCACTTTTCAAGAATTAGTAGTAGGCGGACAAGTAAAATATAAATTGTCATTTTCTCCTTATGAAAACAAAAACTTTTATGCTGGACTTTCAACCCGTGTTGGAGATGCCGCCATTGTTTCTGTAGGCATGGATATAAATGATCTATATATCGGGGCCAGCTACGACTTTAATTACAGCAACCTTGTACCAGCAAGCCATTTCAGGGGCGGCCTTGAATTTGCACTGATTTACCTTATACCGGAAAAACAGGATAGAAAGCAATATAAAACATGCCCACTATTTATGTAA